One Drosophila subobscura isolate 14011-0131.10 chromosome U, UCBerk_Dsub_1.0, whole genome shotgun sequence DNA window includes the following coding sequences:
- the LOC117901306 gene encoding ras-related protein Rab-9B, translating to MTNMRPPQKSKLLKVVILGDGGVGKSALLTRFVSNRYEENNFHTIGVEFMNKDIVVDGERYTLQIWDTAGQERFRALRTPFYRGSDICLLCYALDDRDSLRGLGLWRNEFLNYADVEADKFPFIVVGNKSDIQPHKRQVSYESVQQWCAEQQIASHIETSSKAAMNVSDAFVLGLRQWKHLECVAEAELRHNGDTIDLTRPIRLVQRRLCCTGGGGINKDGDGDGDGDDAAMRTPSKKLFGQKRSAPKAPATNYRL from the exons atgacaaATATGCGCCCACCGCAGAAATCCAAGCTGCTGAAGGTCGTCATACTGGGCGATGGGGGCGTGGGCAAGTCTGCCCTGCTCACCCGCTTCGTATCGAACCGTTATGAGGAGAACAACTTCCATACGATTGGCGTCGAGTTCATGAACAAGGACATCGTGGTCGACGGGGAGCGGTACACCCTGCAG ATATGGGATACGGCTGGACAGGAACGATTTCGGGCACTGCGCACTCCCTTCTATCGGGGATCGGACATTTGCCTGCTCTGCTATGCCCTGGACGACCGGGACAGTCTGCGGGGATTGGGTTTGTGGCGCAACGAGTTTCTTAACTATGCCGACGTGGAGGCGGACAAGTTTCCCTTTATTGTGGTGGGCAACAAG AGCGACATCCAGCCACATAAGCGACAGGTCAGCTACGAGAGTGTCCAGCAGTGGTGTGCGGAGCAACAGATTGCCTCCCACATAGAGACGTCCTCGAAGGCGGCGATGAATGTGAGCGACGCCTTTGTGCTCGGTCTGCGCCAGTGGAAGCACTTGGAGTGCGTGGCCGAGGCTGAGCTCCGCCACAATGGCGACACCATTGACTTGACACGACCCATACGCCTCGTGCAACGGCGCCTCTGCTGCACAGGAGGTGGCGGCATCAATAAAGACGGTGATGGGGATGGCGACGGCGATGACGCTGCCATGCGCACCCCATCCAAAAAACTGTTTGGACAGAAGCGCAGTGCACCAAAGGCGCCAGCTACCAATTACCGACTGTGA
- the LOC117901303 gene encoding alpha-tocopherol transfer protein-like isoform X1 codes for MLSDLDQLPSIQLGEFTLQFELGEPTAMGKEVAIKELRETPERQKEAAKDLARLLEAEKDLHYPKDNEEWLIRFLRPCKYYPESARDLIKRYYSFKVKHSDVYNNLKPSGEANIFQSNILTVFPNRDQCGRRILVLELGKRWKHKQVSLDEVFKGAVIFLEAAMLEPETQIHGAVVIFDMDGLSLQQTWQFTPPFAKRIVDWLQDSVPLRIKAIHIVNQPKIFNVVFALFKPFLREKLRGRIIFHGTDRESLHKYMSPKCLPPAYGGILELKRVDSDEWYKLLLKCDTEFDAINSYGYKKK; via the exons ATGTTGTCGGACTTAGATCAGCTGCCGTCGATCCAGCTGGGGGAGTTCACGCTCCAGTTTGAGCTGGGCGAACCCACGGCCATGGGCAAGGAGGTGGCCATCAAGGAGCTGCGCGAGACTCCAGAACGCCAGAAGGAGGCCGCCAAGGATCTGGCACGTTTGCTGGAGG CGGAGAAAGATCTTCACTATCCCAAGGACAACGAGGAATGGCTCATACGTTTCCTGCGTCCCTGCAAGTATTATCCGGAGAGTGCACGGGATTTG ATCAAACGCTACTACTCCTTCAAGGTGAAGCACTCGGATGTGTACAACAACTTGAAGCCCTCGGGCGAGGCCAACATCTTCCAGAGCAACATTCTGACTGTCTTTCCCAATCGCGATCAGTGTGGACGTCGCATTCTGGTCCTGGAGCTGGGCA AGCGCTGGAAGCACAAGCAGGTCTCACTGGATGAGGTGTTCAAGGGTGCGGTCATCTTCCTGGAGGCAGCCATGCTGGAGCCCGAGACCCAGATACACGGAGCCGTCGTCATCTTCGACATGGATGGCCTGAGTCTGCAGCAGACCTGGCAGTTCACTCCGCCGTTTGCCAAGCGCATAGTCGACTGGCTGCAGGACTCGGTGCCGCTGCGCATCAAGGCCATTCACATCGTGAATCAGCCGAAAATCTTCAACGTGGTCTTTGCCCTCTTCAAGCCATTCCTGCGTGAGAAGCTGCGCGGCCGCATCATTTTCCACGGCACGGATCGCGAGTCCCTGCACAAATACATGTCGCCCAAGTGCCTGCCCCCTGCCTACGGCGGTATCCTCGAACTCAAGCGGGTGGACAGCGACGAGTGGTATAAGCTGCTCCTCAAGTGCGACACCGAGTTCGATGCCATTAACTCGTATGGCTACAAAAAGAAGTAA
- the LOC117901307 gene encoding uncharacterized protein LOC117901307 codes for MNLLQLNDDCFDNILLHFGFDELVTLFNQVNRRFDDAIERQLHRFRDFEFSMRHPPAFNEGLLLLLGRHLNSLHITVGYSTSDKDILRYLNPLCQGATESLRLHALKLDHTKWSPDIVNAVCKVARSLLFLDMRHCDVRDYQITRLLESADKMEALALLHVHNQTGESYLQHNILGKMPALKLIHITILGILPFSPEELSQQCPHLSFLISDLINSEFKIYGPPAYLQDYYKYYHEYFKTP; via the coding sequence ATGAATCTCTTGCAACTCAACGACGACTGTTTCGACAATATTTTACTTCATTTTGGATTCGACGAGCTAGTGACGCTGTTTAATCAAGTAAATAGACGTTTCGATGATGCCATTGAGCGGCAACTGCACCGATTTCGAGACTTTGAGTTCAGCATGCGGCACCCTCCAGCCTTTAATGAGGGGCTTCTGCTGTTACTAGGTCGCCATTTGAATAGCCTGCACATAACGGTGGGTTACTCGACCAGCGACAAAGATATCCTTAGGTACCTGAATCCCCTGTGCCAAGGGGCGACGGAGAGTCTCCGCCTACATGCCCTCAAATTGGACCATACCAAATGGTCGCCCGATATCGTGAATGCTGTCTGTAAAGTTGCACGCTCCCTGCTCTTCCTGGACATGCGTCACTGTGATGTGCGGGATTATCAGATAACACGTCTCTTGGAATCGGCGGATAAGATGGAggcgctggctctgctgcATGTGCACAATCAGACGGGCGAATCTTATCTGCAACACAATATACTCGGCAAGATGCCGGCCTTAAAACTCATCCATATAACAATTCTCGGAATATTGCCGTTCTCGCCTGAGGAGCTGTCCCAGCAGTGTCCGCACCTGAGCTTTCTGATTAGCGATCTGATCAACAGTGAATTCAAAATCTACGGGCCACCGGCTTACCTGCAAGACTACTATAAATATTACCATGAATATTTCAAGACCCCCTGA
- the LOC117901308 gene encoding C-type lectin 37Da-like has translation MLKFTVLFLGLVSSAQVSWAHEKFTIQINDGNEIGAVLKSEPFTKINEGYYFFGRERVNWYVAYEKCRELDAELVAFETDGEFDGIASYLKANADRDNYWTSGNDLGSTGTHKWFTNGQRINSLRWAHDQPDNAGNREHCIHLGYIYKDSQRFELNDRPCVDDANSLFKFICEAPKLETISIVVWK, from the exons ATGCTGAAGTTTACGGTTCTATTCCTCGGTTTGGTATCCAGCGCGCAGGTGTCCTGGGCCCACGAGAAGTTCACCATTCAAATAAACGATG GCAATGAGATTGGTGCTGTCCTGAAATCGGAACCATTCACCAAAATCAACGAGGGATACTATTTCTTTGGAAGGGAGAGAGTCAACTGGTATGTGGCCTACGAGAAATGCCGGGAGCTTGATGCCGAACTGGTTGCCTTCGAGACAGACGGGGAATTCGATGGCATTGCCAGCTATCTAAAGGCTAATGCAGATCGTGACAACTACTGGACCTCTGGCAACGATCTGGGCAGCACGGGCACGCACAAGTGGTTCACCAACGGCCAGAGGATCAACAGTCTGAGATGGGCTCACGACCAGCCCGACAACGCAGGCAACAGGGAGCATTGCATTCACTTGGGCTACATATACAAGGACTCCCAGCGCTTCGAGCTTAACGATCGTCCCTGCGTCGACGATGCCAACAGTCTGTTCAAGTTTATTTGCGAAGCACCCAAGCTGGAGACTATATCGATTGTTGTGTGGAAGTAG
- the LOC117901302 gene encoding heparin sulfate O-sulfotransferase produces MLKMFILLRPTHWLVLIALCILTCAGYWLLWSEIRLENAFKPLTKGTEGGSALEQSLGVPVATAAVDSFDYEEQLVVLYNRVPKTGSTSFVNIAYDLCKLNKYHVLHINVTANMHVLSLPNQIAFVRNVSKWHEMKPALYHGHMAFLDFSKFQIAHKPIYINLVRKPLDRLVSYYYFLRFGDNYRPNLVRKKAGNKITFDECVIQKQADCDPKNMWLQIPFFCGHAAECWEPGSDWALDQAKRNLVNEYFLVGVTEQMYEFVDLLERSLPRIFHGFREHYQTSNKSHLRVTSSKQPPSESTIKSIQKTKIWQMENDLYEFALAQFEFNKKKLMQPDNKHLQKFMYEKIRPK; encoded by the exons ATGCTCAAGATGTTTATTCTTCTGCGCCCCACACACTGGCTGGTACTCATCGCCCTTTGCATTCTGACCTGCGCTGGCTATTGGTTGCTCTGGTCTGAAATACGCCTGGAAAATG CCTTCAAGCCGCTGACCAAAGGAACGGAGGGTGGCAGTGCACTGGAGCAATCTTTGGGTGTTCCTGTTGCGACCGCCGCTGTGGACAGCTTCGACTacgaggagcagctggtggTGCTCTACAACCGTGTGCCAAAGACGGGCTCGACCAGTTTCGTCAACATAGCTTACGATCTGTGCAAACTCAACAAATACCACGTGCTGCACATTAACGTCACTGCCAATATGCATGTTCTGTCGCTTCCAAATCAGATCGCCTTTGTGCGAAATGTCTCCAAGTGGCACGAGATGAAGCCGGCGCTCTACCACGGTCATATGGCGTTTTTGGATTTCTCCAA ATTCCAAATAGCCCACAAACCCATCTACATAAATCTCGTGCGTAAGCCACTGGACAGACTGGTCTCCTACTACTACTTCCTGCGCTTTGGCGACAACTATCGACCGAATTTAGTGCGCAAGAAGGCGGGCAATAAAATT ACGTTCGATGAGTGCGTGATCCAGAAGCAAGCAGACTGTGATCCCAAGAACATGTGGCTGCAGATACCCTTCTTTTGTGGCCACGCTGCCGAGTGCTGGGAACCCGGCAGCGATTGGGCACTCGACCAGGCCAAGCGCAATCTGGTCAACGAATACTTTCTAGTCGGAGTCACCGAGCAAATGTATGAATTTGTGGATCTGCTGGAGAGATCGCTACCCAG AATCTTCCATGGCTTTCGTGAGCACTATCAAACCTCAAATAAATCTCATTTACGCGTGACATCCTCAAAGCAACCGCCCAGCGAGTCCACGATCAAGAGCATACAAAAGACCAAGATCTGGCAAATGGAGAACGATCTCTACGAGTTTGCGCTGGCACAGTTCGAGTTTAACAAGAAGAAACTGATGCAGCCGGACAACAAGCATTTGCAGAAGTTCATGTACGAGAAGATACGACCAAAATGA
- the LOC117901890 gene encoding putative nuclease HARBI1 has protein sequence MDSDDEVLVILAAYVAAKENEDQSNIKGQSKRRRPNCWVNPYLQLRKEKGRFQNDFQNMVQNPSMFYQNFNMNESEFNSLFSLVEPHLVPKRNSRPDAIPLRAKLAIALEYFATGDLQCHVGSTYRISKQHMGRTIDLVSHAISTALHGEFPKWNSENMLKWATDFMEQWHFPNCIGAIDAKHVAIRAPPNSGNAFHNSKGLHSIMLMAVCDASYRFTYIDVGAYGSETDMTAFSHCSLGKAILSGNVAFPEDSMLQGVRTPYYMVADEAFQLHKRIMKPYGARKLSKAERIFNYRLSRARRCIEKAFGILSNRWMAVQDSLRCGPDRAQNVIVACCYLHNYLMRVSPREYGARVESPLMQSPADPAAESFRGRVQDFPKHVRNTIKDFVNSAVGSVPGQNESAGVLH, from the exons atgGACTCTGACGATGAAGTATTAGTGATATTGGCGGCATATGttgctgcaaaagaaaatgaagaTCAGTCAAATATAAAAGGTCAGAGCAAACGGAGACGCCCCAATTGTTGGGTGAACCCTTACTTGCAGCTGAGGAAAGAAAAGGGAAGGTTTCAAAATGAT TTTCAGAATATGGTGCAGAACCCGTCAATGTTTTACCAGAACTTTAATATGAACGAAAGCGAGTTCAACAGCCTATTTTCATTGGTGGAACCACATTTAGTGCCGAAGCGCAACTCACGCCCGGACGCCATTCCACTCAGAGCTAAATTAGCCATTGCACTTGA GTATTTTGCGACCGGAGACTTACAGTGTCACGTTGGCTCGACCTATCGGATAAGCAAGCAACACATGGGCCGAACAATTGATCTGGTGTCTCACGCTATCAGCACTGCGCTGCACGGAGAGTTTCCGAAATGGAACTCTGAGAACATGCTCAAGTGGGCCACAGATTTCATGGAGCAATGGCACTTTCCAAACTGCATTGGTGCTATCGATGCAAAGCACGTAGCAATCAGGGCACCACCCAATAGTGGCAACGCATTTCACAATTCTAAA GGCTTGCACTCAATTATGCTTATGGCGGTTTGTGACGCCTCATATAGGTTCACCTACATCGACGTTGGGGCTTACGGGAGTGAGACCGATATGACCGCCTTTTCACATTGTTCGCTTGGAAAAGCAATTTTATCGGGCAATGTCGCATTTCCGGAGGATAGCATGCTGCAGGGAGTACGTACTCCATACTATATGGTTGCGGATGAGGCCTTTCAGTTGCACAAGCGCATAATGAAACCATATGGGGCCAGGAAACTATCCAAAGCTGAAAGGATTTTCAACTACCGGCTAAGTCGAGCTCGTCGTTGCATTGAGAAGGCATTCGGAATTCTTAGCAATAGGTGGATGGCTGTTCAAGACTCTTTACGCTGTGGCCCAGACAGAGCGCAAAATGTAATAGTGGCATGCTGCTATCTTCACAACTATTTGATGCGAGTAAGCCCAAGAGAATATGGCGCCAGGGTTGAAAGCCCATTAATGCAAAGTCCAGCAGACCCTGCTGCTGAATCCTTTCGTGGTCGTGTCCAGGACTTTCCCAAACATGTTAGAAATACTATTAAGGACTTTGTTAACTCTGCAGTTGGGTCAGTACCTGGGCAGAATGAATCTGCTGGTGTACTTCATTaa
- the LOC117901298 gene encoding uncharacterized protein LOC117901298 isoform X7, with amino-acid sequence MRQRWQCQVLGIGFGNLKISYESSPGKKQWTMANYGDYDNLDALLADLQNSVPGQPQQPQPQYGTVQPKQQQQQQQFVDNTPGYGSLRGKAQPQVYQEHYSVETRSPTAGDLNGSFSIPSNGYPSQGSGSLPRKPAATAVGQNSTGLSELDSLLQDLQNARYNNGGADKGLKDIDVPVNYSTPVSKFNTYNSYATVEERPTMDSLLNELDNAHIYAVPNGSGHKSPTPGRHVTITVRETKTEKLTGPDGPVGTLEEQTVQQKDSYTQNSAGPGIQQQQQQHQHQAYTSQATKELDDLMASLSEFKVSDQRKQQRNERHRRTIPEL; translated from the exons ATGCGTCAGAGGTGGCAGTGCCAGGTGCTTGGAATAGGATTTGGGAACTTAAAAATAAGTTACGAAAGTTCTCCCGGAAAAAAGCAGTGGACCATGGCCAACTATGGCGATTACGACAATCTTG ATGCTCTCCTAGCTGATCTGCAGAACAGTGTGCCGGGCCAACCCCAACAACCTCAGCCTCAGTATGGCACTgtgcagccaaagcagcaacagcaacagcagcagtttgTGGACAATACACCCGGCTATGGCAGCCTCAGGGGCAAGGCCCAGCCACAGGTG TACCAGGAGCACTATAGCGTAGAGACGCGCTCCCCAACGGCGGGCGATTTAAATGGCTCCTTCTCCATTCCGAGCAACGGCTACCCCAGCCAGGGCAGTGGCTCCCTGCCCCGCAAGCCCGCAGCCACGGCGGTGGGGCAGAACAGCACCGGATTGTCGGAGCTGGACTCGTTGCTGCAGGATCTGCAGAATGCTCGCTACAACAACGGCGGTGCCGACAAGGGACTGAAGG ACATCGATGTGCCAGTCAATTACAGCACACCAGTCTCGAAGTTCAACACGTACAACAGCTATGCCACCGTCGAAGAGCGGCCTACCATGGACAGCCTGCTCAACGAGCTGGACAACGCCCACATCTACGCCGTGCCCAATGG ATCTGGGCACAAATCCCCAACGCCCGGACGCCATGTCACCATCACGGTACGCGAAACAAAGACGGAGAAGCTGACAGGACCCGATGGTCCAG TTGGCACGCTGGAGGAGCAGACTGTGCAGCAGAAAGATTCGTATACACAGAACAGTGCTGGTCCGGGCattcagcaacaacagcagcagcatcagcatcaggcgTACACGTCGCAGGCCACCAAGGAACTTGACGACCTTATGGCCTCGCTTTCCGAATTCAAGGTGAGTGATCAGCGGA AGCAGCAACGGAACGAACGGCACAGGCGGACAATACCCGAACTCTag
- the LOC117901303 gene encoding alpha-tocopherol transfer protein-like isoform X2: protein MRVPTMLSDLDQLPSIQLGEFTLQFELGEPTAMGKEVAIKELRETPERQKEAAKDLARLLEAEKDLHYPKDNEEWLIRFLRPCKYYPESARDLIKRYYSFKVKHSDVYNNLKPSGEANIFQSNILTVFPNRDQCGRRILVLELGKRWKHKQVSLDEVFKGAVIFLEAAMLEPETQIHGAVVIFDMDGLSLQQTWQFTPPFAKRIVDWLQDSVPLRIKAIHIVNQPKIFNVVFALFKPFLREKLRGRIIFHGTDRESLHKYMSPKCLPPAYGGILELKRVDSDEWYKLLLKCDTEFDAINSYGYKKK, encoded by the exons ATGA GAGTGCCCACCATGTTGTCGGACTTAGATCAGCTGCCGTCGATCCAGCTGGGGGAGTTCACGCTCCAGTTTGAGCTGGGCGAACCCACGGCCATGGGCAAGGAGGTGGCCATCAAGGAGCTGCGCGAGACTCCAGAACGCCAGAAGGAGGCCGCCAAGGATCTGGCACGTTTGCTGGAGG CGGAGAAAGATCTTCACTATCCCAAGGACAACGAGGAATGGCTCATACGTTTCCTGCGTCCCTGCAAGTATTATCCGGAGAGTGCACGGGATTTG ATCAAACGCTACTACTCCTTCAAGGTGAAGCACTCGGATGTGTACAACAACTTGAAGCCCTCGGGCGAGGCCAACATCTTCCAGAGCAACATTCTGACTGTCTTTCCCAATCGCGATCAGTGTGGACGTCGCATTCTGGTCCTGGAGCTGGGCA AGCGCTGGAAGCACAAGCAGGTCTCACTGGATGAGGTGTTCAAGGGTGCGGTCATCTTCCTGGAGGCAGCCATGCTGGAGCCCGAGACCCAGATACACGGAGCCGTCGTCATCTTCGACATGGATGGCCTGAGTCTGCAGCAGACCTGGCAGTTCACTCCGCCGTTTGCCAAGCGCATAGTCGACTGGCTGCAGGACTCGGTGCCGCTGCGCATCAAGGCCATTCACATCGTGAATCAGCCGAAAATCTTCAACGTGGTCTTTGCCCTCTTCAAGCCATTCCTGCGTGAGAAGCTGCGCGGCCGCATCATTTTCCACGGCACGGATCGCGAGTCCCTGCACAAATACATGTCGCCCAAGTGCCTGCCCCCTGCCTACGGCGGTATCCTCGAACTCAAGCGGGTGGACAGCGACGAGTGGTATAAGCTGCTCCTCAAGTGCGACACCGAGTTCGATGCCATTAACTCGTATGGCTACAAAAAGAAGTAA
- the LOC117901298 gene encoding paxillin isoform X6, with amino-acid sequence MRQRWQCQVLGIGFGNLKISYESSPGKKQWTMANYGDYDNLDALLADLQNSVPGQPQQPQPQYGTVQPKQQQQQQQFVDNTPGYGSLRGKAQPQVYQEHYSVETRSPTAGDLNGSFSIPSNGYPSQGSGSLPRKPAATAVGQNSTGLSELDSLLQDLQNARYNNGGADKGLKDIDVPVNYSTPVSKFNTYNSYATVEERPTMDSLLNELDNAHIYAVPNGSGHKSPTPGRHVTITVRETKTEKLTGPDGPVGTLEEQTVQQKDSYTQNSAGPGIQQQQQQHQHQAYTSQATKELDDLMASLSEFKVSSNGTNGTGGQYPNSSPQQQHTSTVQHQTVTDYARPNKGSQQAHLTQTIEETTIVEDSREDQLDSMLGNLQANMSRQGVNTVQKGCCNACEKPIVGQVITALGKTWHPEHFTCNHCSQELGTRNFFERDGFPYCETDYHNLFSPRCAYCNGAILDKCVTALDKTWHTEHFFCAQCGQQFGEEGFHERDGKPYCRNDYFEMFAPKCNGCNRAIMENYISALNSQWHPDCFVCRDCKKAVRGKSFYAMEGKPVCPQCVGVDEEE; translated from the exons ATGCGTCAGAGGTGGCAGTGCCAGGTGCTTGGAATAGGATTTGGGAACTTAAAAATAAGTTACGAAAGTTCTCCCGGAAAAAAGCAGTGGACCATGGCCAACTATGGCGATTACGACAATCTTG ATGCTCTCCTAGCTGATCTGCAGAACAGTGTGCCGGGCCAACCCCAACAACCTCAGCCTCAGTATGGCACTgtgcagccaaagcagcaacagcaacagcagcagtttgTGGACAATACACCCGGCTATGGCAGCCTCAGGGGCAAGGCCCAGCCACAGGTG TACCAGGAGCACTATAGCGTAGAGACGCGCTCCCCAACGGCGGGCGATTTAAATGGCTCCTTCTCCATTCCGAGCAACGGCTACCCCAGCCAGGGCAGTGGCTCCCTGCCCCGCAAGCCCGCAGCCACGGCGGTGGGGCAGAACAGCACCGGATTGTCGGAGCTGGACTCGTTGCTGCAGGATCTGCAGAATGCTCGCTACAACAACGGCGGTGCCGACAAGGGACTGAAGG ACATCGATGTGCCAGTCAATTACAGCACACCAGTCTCGAAGTTCAACACGTACAACAGCTATGCCACCGTCGAAGAGCGGCCTACCATGGACAGCCTGCTCAACGAGCTGGACAACGCCCACATCTACGCCGTGCCCAATGG ATCTGGGCACAAATCCCCAACGCCCGGACGCCATGTCACCATCACGGTACGCGAAACAAAGACGGAGAAGCTGACAGGACCCGATGGTCCAG TTGGCACGCTGGAGGAGCAGACTGTGCAGCAGAAAGATTCGTATACACAGAACAGTGCTGGTCCGGGCattcagcaacaacagcagcagcatcagcatcaggcgTACACGTCGCAGGCCACCAAGGAACTTGACGACCTTATGGCCTCGCTTTCCGAATTCAAG GTCAGCAGCAACGGAACGAACGGCACAGGCGGACAATACCCGAACTCTagcccgcagcagcagcacacatcGACGGTGCAGCACCAGACGGTAACGGACTACGCCAGACCGAACaagggcagccagcaggcacaTCTCACGCAGACGATCGAGGAGACGACCATCGTCGAGGACAGTCGCGAGGATCAGTTGGATTCTATGCTAGGAAACCTACAGGCAAACATGAGTCGCCAAGGAGTCAACACAGTGCAGAAGGGCTGCTGCAATGCCTGCGAGAAGCCGATCGTCGGCCAGGTGATCACCGCCTTGGGCAAGACCTGGCACCCGGAGCACTTCACGTGCAACCACTGCAGCCAGGAGCTGGGCACCCGCAACTTCTTCGAGCGCGACGGCTTCCCCTACTGCGAGACGGACTACCACAATCTGTTCAGCCCGCGCTGCGCCTACTGCAACGGCGCCATTCTGGACAAGTGCGTCACCGCCCTGGACAAGACCTGGCACACGGAGCACTTCTTCTGCGCCCAGTGCGGCCAGCAGTTCGGCGAGGAGGGCTTCCACGAGCGCGACGGCAAACCCTACTGCCGCAACGACTACTTCGAGATGTTCGCCCCCAAGTGCAACGGCTGCAATCGGGCCATCATGGAGAACTACATCTCCGCTTTAAACTCGCAGTGGCATCCCGATTGCTTTGTCTGCCGG GACTGCAAGAAGGCTGTGCGCGGAAAGTCCTTCTATGCCATGGAGGGCAAGCCCGTGTGTCCACAGTGCGTGGGCGTCGATGAGGAGGAATAG
- the LOC117901300 gene encoding tRNA-splicing ligase RtcB homolog, producing MVVRSYNDELKYLEKINDHCWRIKKGFQPNMNVEGCFYVNSRLEQLMLEELKNSCRPGAVGGFLPGVKQIANVAALPGIVGRSIGLPDIHSGYGFAIGNMAAFDMDNPLSIVSPGGVGFDINCGVRLLRTNLYEKDVQPVKEQLAQSLFDHIPVGVGSKGIIPMNARDLEEALEMGMDWSLREGYVWAEDKEHCEEYGRMLNADPAKVSMRAKKRGLPQLGTLGAGNHYAEIQVVDEIYDKWSASKMGIEEKGQVVVMIHSGSRGFGHQVATDALVQMEKAMKRDKIETNDRQLACARINSVEGQDYLKAMAAAANFAWVNRSSMTFLTRQAFAKMFNTTPDDLDMHVIYDVSHNIAKVENHMVDGKERKLLVHRKGSTRAFPPHHPLIPVDYQLTGQPVLVGGTMGTCSYVLTGTEQGMKETFGSTCHGAGRALSRAKSRRNIDYKEVLEKLEQSGIAIRVASPKLVMEEAPESYKDVTDVVDTCHAAGISKKCIKMRPIAVIKG from the exons ATGGTGGTTCGCTCTTACAATGACGAGCTCAAGTATCTGGAGAAGATCAACGACCACTGCTGGCGGATCAAGAAGGGCTTCCAGCCGAACATGAACGTCGAGGGCTGCTTCTATGTGAACAGCCGCCTGGAGCAACTCATGCTGGAGGAATTGAAGAACTCGTGCCGTCCGGGTGCAGTGGGTGGCTTCCTGCCCGGCGTCAAGCAAATCGCGAATGTGGCCGCCCTGCCCGGTATTGTGGGTCGCTCAATCGGCCTGCCCGACATACACTCCGGCTATGGATTCGCCATCGGAAACATGGCCGCATTTGACATGGATAATCCCCTGTCGATAGTGAGCCCTGGCGGCGTGGGCTTCGACATCAATTGCGGTGTCCGTCTGCTGCGCACTAATCTGTACGAGAAGGACGTGCAGCCGGTGAAGGAGCAGCTGGCACAGTCTCTGTTCGACCACATACCTGTGGGCGTGGGCTCAAAGGGCATCATTCCAATGAACGCCCGCGATCTGGAGGAGGCactggaaatgggaatggactGGTCGCTGCGCGAGGGCTACGTCTGGGCCGAGGACAAGGAGCACTGCGAGGAGTACGGCCGCATGCTGAACGCCGATCCCGCCAAGGTTAGCATGCGGGCTAAGAAGCGTGGCCTGCCGCAGCTTGGAACCCTGGGCGCGGGCAACCACTACGCCGAGATCCAGGTGGTGGACGAAATCTACGACAAGTGGAGCGCCTCCAAGATGGGCATCGAGGAGAAGGGCCAGGTGGTGGTCATGATACACTCGGGTAGCCGCGGCTTTGGTCACCAGGTGGCCACCGATGCGCTGGTGCAAATGGAAAAGGCCATGAAACGCGACAAGATAGAGACGAACGATCGGCAGCTGGCCTGCGCCCGCATCAACTCTGTTGAGGGACAGGACTACCTCAAGgccatggcggcggcggccaacTTCGCCTGGGTTAACCGCAGCTCCATGACCTTCCTCACACGCCAGGCATTTGCCAAGATGTTCAACACAACTCCAGACGATCTCGACATGCACGTCATCTACGATGTCTCCCACAACATCGCCAAGGTGGAGAACCACATGGTGGACGGCAAGGAGCGCAAGCTGCTCGTCCATCGCAAGGGCTCCACGCGCGCCTTTCCTCCTCATCACCCACTGATTCCAGTGGACTACCAGCTGACTGGCCAGCCCGTACTGGTGGGCGGCACCATGGGCACCTGCAGCTACGTGCTGACTGGCACAGAGCAGGGCATGAAGGAGACCTTCGGCAGCACCTGCCACGGAGCA GGTCGCGCCTTGTCACGTGCCAAATCCCGCCGTAACATTGACTACAAGGAGGTGCTGGAAAAGCTCGAGCAAAGCGGCATTGCCATACGCGTGGCCTCTCCCAAGCTAGTCATGGAGGAGGCTCCCGAGTCGTACAAGGATGTCACCGATGTCGTGGACACCTGTCACGCGGCGGGTATTAGCAAGAAGTGCATCAAAATGCGTCCCATTGCTGTAATCAAGGGCTAA